In Streptomyces ambofaciens ATCC 23877, a single genomic region encodes these proteins:
- a CDS encoding MFS transporter, which produces MTSATTSGASAQTGRAGSSTWTVILCWITVLLEGYDLVVLGAIIPTLLKTHHLGMTAGDATTIATLSLVGVAIGAVCVGPLADRLGRRRLLIGSVVLFSLFTIVVPLANSVTMFAALRLVAGLGLGACMPVSLTMMAENMPADRRARASTLTMTGYHTGAVITSLLALQVTDDWEILFYLLGVVGLVVAVVQWFKLPESEAFVRARRDGARRVPFTELLKPAYLRAGIGVWVASFMGLLLVYGLNTWLPKLMNDAGYPVPTAVTQLLVLNVGGVVGLVLGGYVADRKGIKGTTMGWFAVSVVMLACLSVRMESDLMLNAVVFLTGVFVFSAQVLVYAYVTNFYPASVRGTALGSASGIGRIGSIVGPSITGALVSSGIGHPWGFYFFAAVAVFGFLAVLTLPRTSAAARAEAAEPAV; this is translated from the coding sequence ATGACTTCCGCCACCACGTCCGGCGCGTCCGCGCAGACCGGCCGCGCCGGCAGCAGCACGTGGACGGTGATCCTCTGCTGGATCACCGTCCTGCTGGAGGGCTACGACCTCGTCGTCCTCGGCGCCATCATCCCCACCCTGCTCAAGACCCACCACCTCGGCATGACCGCGGGCGACGCGACCACCATCGCGACGCTCTCGCTCGTGGGCGTGGCCATCGGCGCCGTCTGCGTCGGTCCGCTCGCCGACCGGCTGGGACGCCGCCGCCTGCTCATCGGCTCGGTGGTGCTGTTCTCGCTCTTCACCATCGTGGTGCCGCTGGCGAACTCCGTGACGATGTTCGCCGCGCTCCGCCTCGTCGCCGGGCTCGGCCTGGGCGCGTGCATGCCCGTCTCGCTCACGATGATGGCCGAGAACATGCCCGCCGACCGCCGGGCGCGGGCGAGCACCCTCACCATGACCGGCTACCACACCGGCGCGGTGATCACCTCGCTGCTGGCCCTGCAGGTGACCGACGACTGGGAGATCCTCTTCTACCTGCTCGGTGTGGTCGGCCTCGTCGTCGCCGTCGTCCAGTGGTTCAAGCTGCCGGAGTCGGAGGCCTTCGTCCGGGCCCGGCGGGACGGGGCCCGGCGGGTGCCGTTCACGGAACTGCTCAAGCCGGCGTACCTGCGCGCGGGCATCGGCGTCTGGGTCGCCTCGTTCATGGGCCTGCTGCTGGTCTACGGCCTGAACACCTGGCTGCCGAAGCTGATGAACGACGCCGGCTACCCGGTGCCCACCGCCGTCACTCAGCTCCTCGTGCTCAACGTCGGCGGTGTGGTGGGCCTGGTCCTCGGCGGGTACGTCGCCGACCGCAAGGGCATCAAGGGCACCACGATGGGCTGGTTCGCGGTCTCGGTGGTCATGCTGGCGTGCCTGAGCGTCAGGATGGAGAGCGACCTGATGCTGAACGCCGTCGTCTTCCTCACCGGCGTGTTCGTCTTCTCGGCCCAGGTGCTCGTCTACGCCTACGTGACCAACTTCTACCCGGCCTCGGTGCGCGGCACCGCGCTCGGGTCGGCGTCCGGGATCGGCCGGATCGGCTCGATCGTCGGCCCGTCCATCACGGGTGCCCTGGTCTCCTCGGGGATCGGTCACCCGTGGGGCTTCTACTTCTTCGCGGCGGTGGCGGTCTTCGGGTTCCTGGCCGTACTGACACTGCCGCGCACCTCGGCCGCTGCCCGGGCGGAGGCCGCCGAGCCCGCGGTCTGA
- a CDS encoding PepSY domain-containing protein, producing the protein MSSVRRLPPLRSMAVICALGSSVLLMTGCTNADTTRSSVAEAAQTTPATNTASATNTASPSPSASLTEDQAERKALVPLAKVTWDKAADTAVKEVPEGKLVDLELKRTTAEATASTGSPSPSMPNPAPSQGAPEWEAKVAAPDGTVTRMDIDAVSGKIFRTQTEDQDADDKQQVADWLKKATQTPQQAVKVATDNAKGTVTHVELDEGDGQKVMWSVDVVSTDNWDKATVAVDATNGKVLSENVDSD; encoded by the coding sequence ATGAGCTCTGTGCGACGTCTCCCGCCTCTTCGTTCGATGGCCGTCATCTGCGCCCTGGGCAGTTCCGTGCTGCTGATGACCGGCTGCACGAACGCCGACACGACACGCTCCAGTGTCGCCGAGGCGGCTCAGACCACCCCTGCCACCAACACCGCGTCCGCCACCAACACCGCCTCCCCCTCTCCTTCCGCATCCCTGACCGAGGACCAGGCCGAGCGCAAGGCCCTGGTCCCGTTGGCGAAGGTCACCTGGGACAAGGCGGCCGACACCGCCGTCAAGGAGGTCCCCGAGGGCAAGCTCGTCGACCTCGAACTGAAGCGCACCACCGCCGAGGCCACCGCGTCGACCGGCTCGCCCAGCCCGAGCATGCCCAACCCGGCCCCCAGTCAGGGCGCCCCGGAGTGGGAGGCCAAGGTCGCCGCCCCCGACGGCACCGTGACCCGGATGGACATCGACGCCGTCTCCGGCAAGATCTTCCGCACCCAGACCGAGGACCAGGACGCGGACGACAAGCAGCAGGTCGCCGACTGGCTGAAGAAGGCGACGCAGACGCCCCAGCAGGCCGTGAAGGTCGCCACCGACAACGCCAAGGGCACCGTGACCCACGTCGAGCTCGACGAGGGTGACGGCCAGAAGGTCATGTGGTCCGTCGACGTCGTGTCGACCGACAACTGGGACAAGGCGACCGTGGCCGTCGACGCGACGAACGGCAAGGTGCTGAGCGAGAACGTGGACAGCGACTGA
- a CDS encoding LysR family transcriptional regulator → MELEVRHLRALCAIADAGSLHRAARRLGVAQPTLSTQLSRIEQALGGPLFVRERTGCRPTPLGRTVLGRARPLLADMSTLVREARAAATGGDSRLRVGSTASRALAGWLRRLRRPGLEPSLQMDVSANALLRRVADGQLDVAFVHEVEGCPLHVPEGLRLRVLVEREPQFVMLPADHPAAARSVVRLADLAEDRWMVDLTVDGEWDGVHRMLRAVGLDPRVLHGDYHTAASLVATGEVVTVCQPSSQSRPDMAVRRLYGDPLGVRLLLAARTRTEVDAVYPALEEAYWEVARQSTAYREWLEHTGARTAVPCRPGAVPEEDRAVCAPVR, encoded by the coding sequence ATGGAGCTCGAGGTGAGGCACCTACGCGCACTGTGCGCCATCGCCGACGCCGGCAGCCTGCATCGGGCGGCACGCCGACTCGGCGTCGCGCAGCCCACCTTGAGCACGCAGTTGAGCCGCATCGAACAGGCCCTGGGAGGGCCCCTGTTCGTCCGGGAACGCACCGGCTGCCGTCCCACCCCGCTCGGCCGGACGGTCCTCGGCCGAGCCCGCCCGCTCCTCGCCGACATGAGCACCCTCGTCCGCGAGGCCCGCGCCGCCGCGACCGGCGGCGACAGCCGGCTGCGCGTCGGCTCCACGGCGAGCCGCGCCCTGGCCGGCTGGCTGCGCCGGCTCAGACGGCCCGGCCTGGAGCCCTCCCTCCAGATGGACGTCTCCGCCAACGCCCTGCTGCGCAGGGTCGCGGACGGTCAGCTCGACGTCGCCTTCGTGCACGAGGTCGAGGGCTGCCCGCTGCACGTCCCCGAGGGGCTGCGGCTGCGGGTGCTCGTCGAGCGCGAACCGCAGTTCGTCATGCTGCCCGCCGACCACCCCGCGGCCGCCCGGTCCGTCGTCCGCCTCGCCGACCTGGCGGAGGACCGGTGGATGGTCGACCTCACCGTCGACGGCGAGTGGGACGGGGTGCACCGCATGCTGCGCGCCGTCGGCCTCGACCCGCGCGTCCTGCACGGGGATTACCACACCGCCGCGTCACTCGTCGCCACCGGCGAGGTCGTGACCGTCTGCCAGCCCAGCTCCCAGTCCCGCCCCGACATGGCGGTACGACGCCTGTACGGCGACCCCCTCGGAGTGCGCCTGCTGCTGGCCGCACGCACCCGGACCGAGGTGGACGCCGTCTACCCGGCGCTGGAGGAGGCGTACTGGGAGGTGGCCCGCCAGTCCACCGCGTACCGGGAGTGGCTGGAGCACACGGGCGCCCGCACCGCCGTCCCGTGCCGCCCCGGGGCCGTCCCGGAGGAGGACCGGGCGGTGTGTGCCCCGGTCCGCTGA
- the snpA gene encoding snapalysin, with protein sequence MRISLPLLSTAVGLGLTAAVLGAGPAATAAAPQAPARAAQVGYQPAAGSGEDAAANRAFFEAVIKSVAEKRAAAPSSAAAVTVYYSATNAPSFRSQISRSTQIWNSSVSNVRLAERSSGADFAYYEGNDSRGSYASTDGHGNGYIFLDYRQNQQYDSTRVTAHETGHVLGLPDHYSGPCSELMSGGGPGPSCTNAYPNATERSRVNQLWVNGFKAALDKALQKTSQR encoded by the coding sequence ATGCGCATCAGTCTGCCCCTGCTGTCCACCGCGGTCGGTCTCGGCCTCACGGCTGCCGTGCTCGGCGCCGGTCCGGCCGCCACCGCCGCCGCCCCCCAGGCGCCGGCCCGGGCCGCGCAGGTCGGCTACCAGCCCGCGGCCGGTTCGGGCGAAGACGCCGCCGCCAACCGGGCGTTCTTCGAGGCGGTCATCAAGTCCGTCGCCGAGAAGCGCGCCGCCGCCCCGTCCTCGGCGGCCGCCGTCACCGTCTACTACAGCGCCACCAACGCGCCCAGCTTCCGCTCGCAGATATCCCGCTCCACCCAGATCTGGAACAGCTCGGTGTCCAACGTACGGCTGGCGGAGAGAAGCTCGGGCGCGGACTTCGCCTACTACGAGGGCAACGACTCGCGTGGGTCGTACGCCTCCACGGACGGACACGGCAACGGCTACATCTTCCTCGACTACCGGCAGAACCAGCAGTACGACTCGACCCGCGTGACCGCCCACGAGACCGGGCACGTGCTCGGCCTCCCCGACCACTACTCCGGCCCGTGCAGCGAACTGATGTCGGGCGGCGGCCCCGGCCCGTCCTGCACCAACGCCTACCCGAACGCCACCGAACGCAGCCGGGTGAACCAGCTGTGGGTGAACGGCTTCAAGGCCGCCCTCGACAAGGCACTGCAGAAGACGTCGCAGCGCTGA
- a CDS encoding adenosylcobinamide amidohydrolase: MPALLPPPRTGPPLLTPRRLTRQEDGERLHALLWCPGPGWRTASSAVLGGGIGERAWVLNAQVAHGYQRTDPARHLAALARAAGARGPGVGLMTAADVSASGSARDGGAEAVVTAGVTVRGWAASLAEGATGTAAPGTINIVTALPVALSDAALVNAVMTATEAKVQALLEAGFDCSGTPTDAVCVAARAPRADAEVYAFAGPRSEWGARLARAVHRAVLAALPTAR; encoded by the coding sequence GTGCCCGCCCTCCTGCCACCGCCCCGTACCGGGCCCCCGCTGCTGACCCCTCGGCGCCTGACACGCCAGGAGGACGGTGAACGGCTGCACGCCCTGTTGTGGTGCCCGGGCCCGGGCTGGCGGACGGCCAGCAGCGCCGTGCTGGGCGGCGGGATCGGCGAACGCGCATGGGTGCTCAACGCCCAGGTCGCGCACGGCTACCAGCGCACCGACCCCGCACGGCACCTCGCGGCCCTGGCTCGCGCCGCCGGCGCCCGGGGGCCGGGCGTGGGCCTGATGACGGCCGCCGACGTGTCCGCCTCCGGCAGCGCGCGGGACGGCGGCGCGGAGGCCGTGGTGACTGCGGGCGTCACGGTGCGCGGCTGGGCGGCCTCGCTCGCCGAGGGGGCCACCGGGACCGCCGCTCCGGGAACGATCAACATCGTCACCGCCCTGCCCGTGGCGCTGAGCGACGCGGCCCTGGTCAACGCCGTGATGACGGCGACCGAGGCCAAGGTCCAGGCGCTGCTCGAAGCGGGCTTCGACTGTTCCGGCACCCCGACGGACGCCGTGTGCGTCGCCGCCCGCGCCCCACGGGCGGACGCCGAGGTTTACGCCTTCGCCGGACCGCGCTCGGAGTGGGGCGCACGGCTGGCCAGGGCCGTCCACCGGGCCGTGCTCGCGGCGCTGCCCACCGCCCGGTGA